Proteins from a genomic interval of Phlebotomus papatasi isolate M1 chromosome 3, Ppap_2.1, whole genome shotgun sequence:
- the LOC129807487 gene encoding nudC domain-containing protein 1, which translates to MSSMDCKILELRPDRKLLKSNFDGYKLSLEPVAIIKEALQMMPDRVHPSEAQYSFLHAQLFSLQNHLIHDPWTNDTCYYIDTNWTVKRIQYNLQEGRFKPIASVFHVKRTSERLPGHFNLTMVFISEKFAAIADGTAWIEIVDTGDRTKGQEWKQVLQMRVLPDEKSGFVLKDARLEIQQESRYIHCLLMRVEQAEGAFESVLEWIAIDLTGKAVKLRREMRSKSSISYSAFTSNSSGVIVAAGKTVKFTYDSENPIIKEDNQENGQKTDYTWKQTEEDVVITFHEREGAEKANFHVKCTAQNICVKYKDEILIDGDIFGRIDVDLTTWNLQNRTFQVTLVKAVEGEKWLHLIPEGPLEDFLGKMDEMVEDSAGNQTGISSLDTQMEDCDRGDEDAEYFVAKFDGGSHKVTHKANLGNCSPLFDVTLRPGHPAALALRQDVDCCLWLPCQMPSEWLLRHEGTLDAFAYVLASKQQRKYVSCSPDMAYAVICEPERHVFIYKSKYETAAGLRKRSGGPQVTLGQQKVVSLEDAGGQVIGMNVLNEVTLLLTEKFILCLQINTEQ; encoded by the coding sequence ATGTCCAGCATGGATTGTAAAATTCTTGAATTGAGACCAGATAGAAAGTTGCTAAAGAGCAACTTTGATGGGTATAAGTTATCTTTGGAACCCGTGGCAATAATTAAGGAAGCCCTCCAGATGATGCCTGATCGAGTGCATCCAAGCGAAGCTCAATACAGTTTCCTGCACGCTCAATTATTCAGCCTCCAGAATCATTTGATTCATGATCCCTGGACCAACGACACTTGCTACTACATTGACACCAATTGGACAGTGAAGAGAATCCAGTATAATCTCCAAGAGGGGCGCTTCAAGCCAATTGCAAGTGTTTTTCATGTTAAGAGGACCTCAGAACGCCTTCCTGGCCACTTCAACTTGACGATGGTGTTTATATCTGAGAAATTTGCTGCAATTGCCGATGGTACAGCATGGATTGAGATTGTAGATACTGGAGACAGAACAAAGGGTCAGGAGTGGAAGCAAGTGCTACAGATGAGGGTATTGCCGGATGAAAAGAGTGGTTTTGTTCTGAAAGATGCTCGACTTGAAATTCAACAGGAAAGTCGATATATCCATTGTCTCCTGATGAGAGTGGAGCAAGCAGAGGGGGCATTTGAGAGTGTCCTAGAATGGATTGCAATTGATTTAACTGGGAAAGCTGTGAAGCTACGCCGGGAGATGCGTTCAAAGTCATCAATATCTTATTCAGCTTTCACGTCCAACTCTTCAGGAGTGATTGTGGCTGCAGGAAAGACGGTAAAATTTACATACGACTCTGAAAATCCAATTATCAAAGAAGACAATCAGGAAAATGGCCAAAAAACTGATTATACTTGGAAGCAAACTGAAGAGGATGTTGTTATCACGTTTCACGAGAGGGAAGGAGCTGAAAAGGCAAATTTCCACGTAAAATGCACAGCCCAAAATATTTGTGTGAAGTACAAAGATGAAATTCTTATAGATGGTGATATTTTTGGGCGAATTGATGTGGATTTAACAACGTGGAATCTGCAAAATAGAACCTTCCAAGTGACCCTGGTGAAGGCAGTGGAGGGAGAAAAGTGGCTTCATCTCATTCCCGAGGGACCCCTTGAAGATTTCCTGGGGAAAATGGATGAAATGGTTGAAGATTCAGCGGGAAATCAAACGGGAATCTCTTCCTTAGACACACAAATGGAAGATTGCGATCGTGGAGATGAAGATGCTGAGTATTTTGTGGCAAAATTCGATGGAGGAAGTCACAAAGTCACTCATAAGGCCAATCTTGGGAATTGTTCACCGCTGTTCGATGTCACCCTGAGGCCAGGACATCCAGCAGCTCTAGCTCTTCGTCAGGATGTCGACTGTTGCCTCTGGCTACCGTGTCAAATGCCAAGTGAGTGGCTTCTGAGGCACGAAGGAACTCTGGATGCATTTGCTTATGTTTTGGCATCGAAGCAGCAACGAAAGTATGTTTCTTGTTCTCCTGACATGGCCTATGCTGTGATTTGTGAGCCAGAAAGGCATGTCTTCATTTACAAGTCCAAATATGAGACAGCTGCAGGACTAAGGAAGCGGTCAGGAGGACCCCAGGTGACGCTGGGTCAGCAAAAAGTCGTATCGCTAGAAGATGCTGGAGGACAAGTGATTGGGATGAATGTATTGAATGAAGTGACTCTGCTGCTGACGGAAAAATTTATTCTCTGCCTGCAAATTAATActgaacaataa